Proteins from a single region of Candidatus Rubrimentiphilum sp.:
- a CDS encoding response regulator transcription factor, whose protein sequence is MSHPRVEDRCAVNRRFRILVIEDDAAISRVLQLELEHEGYEVESARDGLSGLERALKEPDLVVLDLMLPKMDGLEVCRRLRAKSRVPIIMLTAKDRVPERVAGLDMGADDYMTKPFSTEELLARVRARLRDKEPASNVIVYRDLSMDRDRHEVTRNGKPVNLTAKEYALLEYLLLHRNKVHSRDELFNGVWGSDFLGDSNLIDVYIRYLRGKIDDGFDDKLITTVRGVGYTIKD, encoded by the coding sequence CTGTCGCACCCGCGCGTCGAGGACCGGTGCGCCGTTAACCGGCGCTTTCGCATCCTGGTCATCGAGGATGACGCGGCGATCAGCCGCGTCCTTCAGCTCGAACTCGAACACGAAGGTTACGAAGTCGAAAGCGCTCGCGATGGTCTCTCGGGCTTAGAGCGCGCACTCAAAGAACCTGACCTCGTCGTTTTGGATCTCATGCTGCCGAAAATGGACGGCTTGGAAGTTTGCCGCCGGCTGCGCGCCAAAAGCCGCGTGCCAATCATCATGCTGACGGCGAAGGATCGCGTTCCCGAACGCGTCGCCGGCCTGGACATGGGCGCGGACGATTACATGACCAAGCCTTTTTCAACCGAGGAACTGCTGGCGCGCGTTCGTGCCCGCCTGCGCGATAAAGAACCAGCCAGCAATGTCATCGTCTATCGCGACCTCTCGATGGATCGCGACCGCCACGAAGTCACGCGGAACGGCAAGCCGGTCAACTTGACCGCCAAAGAATACGCGCTCTTGGAATACCTGCTGCTGCATCGCAACAAGGTCCATTCGCGCGACGAACTCTTCAACGGCGTTTGGGGAAGCGACTTTCTGGGCGACTCCAACCTGATCGACGTCTACATCCGCTATCTGCGCGGAAAGATCGACGACGGCTTCGACGACAAACTGATCACGACCGTGCGCGGAGTCGGTTACACCATCAAGGATTAG
- a CDS encoding DUF4097 family beta strand repeat-containing protein: protein MRYTRTVLIAVLIAAEVFIASVIVVSAGGLKTFSDAGNARDFNYTPYSLPAVAVGSRPHVVIDDPDSRVVVTPSTDGQVHITDATSIGGWGWGSRPQHLQVRKTADGVVIARPTIANRVIIFGFESSRTEVAVPADAVLEITHAGGADVSDLTGTINVHSDDGHIAATNVKSVDVALTTDDGHITLDNVDADKLAVSTQDGSIRASSLRVRQGSAHTGDGSVTLAFADAGDLTLQARTGDGSIRINGARQGDSPLRDYKLGNGGGSLDVSTEDGSIRVYTNGAN, encoded by the coding sequence ATGCGCTACACACGAACCGTCCTCATCGCCGTCCTCATCGCCGCCGAGGTTTTTATCGCGAGCGTCATCGTGGTCTCGGCCGGCGGCCTCAAGACGTTTTCGGACGCCGGGAACGCCCGCGATTTCAACTACACTCCCTATTCGCTGCCGGCGGTTGCGGTTGGTTCGCGTCCGCATGTGGTGATCGACGACCCGGATTCGCGCGTCGTCGTCACGCCGTCCACCGACGGCCAGGTCCACATCACCGACGCTACCAGCATCGGCGGCTGGGGCTGGGGTTCGCGTCCGCAACATCTGCAAGTGCGCAAGACTGCGGACGGAGTTGTCATCGCACGGCCCACGATAGCAAATCGCGTCATCATTTTCGGCTTTGAATCGAGCCGCACAGAAGTCGCTGTGCCGGCGGATGCAGTGCTTGAGATCACGCATGCCGGCGGCGCCGACGTGAGCGATCTCACGGGCACGATCAACGTCCATTCCGACGACGGACACATTGCGGCTACGAATGTCAAGAGCGTCGACGTCGCACTGACCACGGACGACGGACACATTACTCTGGACAACGTCGACGCGGACAAGCTCGCGGTCTCCACGCAGGACGGTTCTATCCGGGCTTCGTCGCTGCGCGTTCGCCAGGGCAGCGCGCATACCGGTGACGGTTCGGTCACGCTGGCATTTGCGGACGCGGGAGATCTTACGCTGCAGGCGCGCACCGGCGACGGCAGCATCAGAATTAACGGAGCGCGGCAAGGCGACTCGCCGCTGCGCGACTACAAACTTGGAAACGGCGGCGGTTCGCTGGACGTCTCAACGGAAGACGGCAGCATCCGCGTTTACACGAACGGAGCGAATTAA
- a CDS encoding DUF1800 domain-containing protein, with protein sequence MTTALTPRTDVAGMYRPSGQLDISTALAAYSGPWDERMAAHLLRRAGFGSTPDEAKRYGSMGVHAAVDALINFPSTAGLPAPDNLYDPRATLMQYFQSGVRPGMVDDTTKRKIGQEVRQNERQSVIALQRWWLNRMLATPAPLQEKMALYFHGHFTSAAIQKGVTPVMTYNQNQLFRDNALGNLRELTWQVSIDPAMMIYLDNARSDPQHPNENYARELMELFTLGVGNYSEQDVRESARAWTGYVLRPRVGDVQFVASRHDDGSKTFLGQTGNFTGRDIVDIIYKQPAAAMFFANSLLNFFVYNGPEPELVEAVAKLIRKNDYNLKPVMSTLLRSNVFFSNRTYRALVKSPVEFVIGTYKQFDAKQVDDRAQRALFAMGQVLFYPPNVAGWPGGANWLTSQTVIARENFLASMVNSPMMDDVGWMQQVPMKASQAAHDLVQTVLHGDASPQGIAQVTDYLNGVNTSALGMLSGENYPERVRGAAYLTMAMPAYQLN encoded by the coding sequence ATGACAACCGCACTTACGCCCCGCACCGACGTCGCCGGCATGTACCGGCCCTCCGGGCAGCTCGATATCAGCACTGCGCTCGCAGCCTATAGCGGACCCTGGGACGAGCGCATGGCCGCGCATCTCTTGCGCCGCGCCGGGTTCGGGTCCACGCCGGACGAGGCCAAGCGCTACGGCAGCATGGGCGTCCACGCGGCGGTGGATGCACTGATAAACTTTCCGTCAACCGCCGGCTTGCCCGCGCCGGACAATCTGTACGATCCGCGCGCGACGCTGATGCAGTATTTCCAGTCGGGTGTGCGGCCGGGAATGGTCGACGATACGACCAAGCGCAAGATCGGACAAGAAGTTCGTCAGAACGAACGGCAATCCGTAATCGCGCTGCAGCGCTGGTGGCTCAACCGGATGCTGGCGACGCCCGCGCCGCTGCAAGAGAAGATGGCGCTCTATTTCCACGGCCACTTCACGTCCGCGGCGATTCAAAAGGGCGTCACGCCGGTGATGACCTACAACCAGAACCAACTCTTCCGCGACAACGCGCTCGGAAATTTGCGCGAGTTGACGTGGCAAGTCTCGATCGATCCCGCGATGATGATCTATTTGGACAATGCCCGCAGCGATCCGCAGCATCCAAACGAAAACTATGCGCGCGAGCTGATGGAACTCTTCACGCTCGGAGTCGGCAACTACAGCGAACAGGACGTGCGCGAGTCCGCCCGCGCTTGGACCGGCTACGTGCTTCGCCCGCGTGTCGGCGACGTGCAATTCGTCGCCTCGCGCCACGACGACGGAAGCAAAACGTTCTTAGGGCAGACCGGTAACTTTACCGGACGCGACATCGTCGACATCATCTACAAGCAGCCGGCGGCCGCGATGTTCTTTGCCAACAGTTTGCTGAACTTTTTCGTCTACAACGGGCCGGAACCGGAGCTGGTCGAGGCTGTTGCCAAGCTGATCCGCAAGAACGACTACAATCTCAAGCCGGTCATGTCCACGCTGCTTCGCAGCAACGTCTTTTTTTCCAACCGGACCTACCGGGCGCTCGTGAAGAGCCCCGTGGAGTTCGTCATCGGAACGTACAAGCAGTTCGACGCCAAGCAAGTTGACGATCGCGCCCAGCGCGCGCTCTTTGCGATGGGGCAAGTCCTGTTCTATCCGCCCAACGTCGCCGGCTGGCCGGGCGGCGCGAACTGGCTCACCAGCCAAACCGTCATCGCGCGCGAGAATTTCCTCGCATCGATGGTCAACTCGCCGATGATGGACGACGTAGGCTGGATGCAGCAAGTGCCTATGAAGGCCTCGCAAGCCGCGCATGACTTGGTGCAAACCGTTTTACACGGCGACGCGTCGCCGCAAGGCATCGCGCAAGTCACGGATTACCTCAACGGCGTAAACACTTCCGCACTCGGCATGCTCTCCGGAGAAAACTATCCCGAACGTGTCCGCGGAGCCGCTTATCTGACGATGGCGATGCCTGCGTACCAGCTAAACTGA
- a CDS encoding DUF6249 domain-containing protein, with protein MQFSESFVAVIAILVVFGMPLAFAMSHRWWSHQERLEMIKRGMPPPLDPREARRAERAGYNYASYASNDPNSCYYPDRMLRKGVTVAMVGLALLIGLSFINPGRPGPWLLGGLIPLFVGLAQIILALMSGANFGGWTLQGPQPVQRGTMPGQTPAPPPGPYAWRPGQTTELEPPVRPPDIRQ; from the coding sequence ATGCAGTTCTCTGAATCTTTTGTCGCGGTCATCGCGATTCTCGTCGTCTTCGGAATGCCGCTCGCATTCGCAATGTCGCACCGTTGGTGGTCGCATCAAGAACGGCTGGAAATGATTAAGCGCGGAATGCCGCCGCCGCTCGATCCGCGCGAGGCGCGGCGAGCCGAACGTGCCGGCTATAATTACGCGAGTTACGCTTCCAACGACCCGAACTCGTGCTACTATCCCGATCGCATGTTGCGCAAAGGCGTGACGGTGGCAATGGTCGGTTTGGCGCTGTTGATCGGTCTGTCGTTTATCAATCCAGGACGTCCGGGACCGTGGCTCCTGGGCGGATTGATTCCGCTGTTCGTGGGCCTTGCGCAGATTATTTTGGCGTTGATGTCGGGCGCAAACTTCGGCGGGTGGACGCTTCAGGGGCCGCAGCCGGTGCAGCGTGGCACCATGCCGGGACAGACGCCGGCGCCTCCGCCCGGACCCTACGCTTGGCGGCCAGGACAAACGACGGAGCTCGAACCGCCCGTCCGTCCGCCTGACATAAGGCAGTAG
- a CDS encoding methylated-DNA--[protein]-cysteine S-methyltransferase — protein MKQFANEPGSRSRETGMRSGISAACEYAEAHLEESPKLDVLARVAGMSPFHFLRSFKAAVGVTPKRYVDELRLRRLKADLKTSRDVTAAVYDAGYGSASRVYERADTRLGMTPAQYRRSGEGVTISYATVETPIGLMMVAATDRGLCFVQFGESAHALLEQLRREYSKADIAPMDNANDPHLAQWADALRRHLEGGVPDLDLPLDVRATAFQMRVWAYLQSIPRGQVQSYGEVAEAIGRPGAARAVARACASNICAIAIPCHRVIRGTGELGGYKWGLDRKRALIDRERALQS, from the coding sequence ATGAAACAATTCGCGAACGAACCGGGTTCCAGGAGCCGTGAGACCGGCATGAGGAGCGGCATAAGCGCAGCGTGCGAGTACGCGGAAGCGCACCTCGAAGAATCGCCGAAGCTCGATGTATTGGCGCGCGTCGCCGGCATGAGCCCGTTTCATTTTCTGCGCAGCTTTAAAGCGGCAGTCGGCGTAACGCCGAAACGCTATGTGGACGAGCTGCGTCTGCGACGCTTAAAAGCAGATCTAAAAACTTCGCGGGACGTTACCGCCGCGGTCTACGACGCCGGCTATGGATCGGCGAGCCGCGTCTACGAACGCGCGGACACCCGGCTCGGGATGACGCCCGCACAATACCGGCGCAGCGGCGAGGGCGTGACGATCTCGTACGCCACCGTCGAGACTCCGATCGGATTGATGATGGTGGCCGCAACCGATCGCGGTCTGTGCTTCGTGCAATTCGGCGAGAGCGCGCACGCGCTGCTGGAACAACTGCGCCGCGAGTATTCGAAAGCCGATATTGCGCCGATGGACAACGCGAACGATCCGCATCTAGCCCAATGGGCCGATGCGCTTAGACGGCATTTGGAAGGCGGTGTACCGGACTTGGACCTGCCGCTGGACGTGCGCGCGACGGCGTTTCAGATGCGCGTCTGGGCCTATCTGCAGTCGATTCCGCGCGGACAAGTGCAATCGTACGGCGAGGTGGCTGAAGCGATCGGACGGCCGGGCGCGGCGCGCGCCGTGGCTCGCGCTTGCGCCTCAAATATCTGCGCGATCGCGATTCCATGCCACCGCGTCATTCGCGGAACGGGCGAGCTGGGCGGCTATAAATGGGGCCTCGATCGCAAACGCGCGCTCATCGACCGGGAGCGCGCGCTGCAGAGCTAA
- a CDS encoding sigma-70 family RNA polymerase sigma factor produces the protein MAAAVLEAPAIDLATTVDDQTLVTQALAGRGEAFGTLVERYDRAVYHLAYRTLRDSEEARDVAQEAFFKAYRSLRTFRPGAKFSTWIFSIAYHACCDRLNRRKRYSNEELPDRADPGAGPEQQAIAGDEARRLRAAIAQLPEKYRTVITLYHLQGSQYDEIAQVLEIPIGTVKTHLFRAKEQLRRMLNQAATGVPE, from the coding sequence GTGGCTGCAGCCGTACTGGAGGCCCCTGCTATCGACCTCGCGACCACCGTCGATGACCAGACGCTCGTAACGCAAGCGCTGGCGGGCCGGGGCGAGGCTTTCGGCACGCTCGTCGAGCGATACGACCGAGCGGTCTACCACTTGGCCTACAGGACGCTGCGGGACTCCGAGGAGGCCCGCGACGTCGCGCAGGAGGCGTTTTTCAAGGCCTACCGCAGCCTGCGCACCTTCCGGCCGGGCGCCAAATTCTCGACCTGGATCTTCTCGATCGCCTACCACGCCTGCTGCGACCGATTGAACCGCCGCAAACGTTACTCGAACGAGGAGCTTCCGGATCGGGCCGACCCTGGGGCCGGGCCGGAGCAGCAAGCCATCGCCGGGGACGAAGCCCGGCGGCTGCGAGCCGCGATCGCGCAGCTCCCGGAGAAATATCGCACCGTGATAACGCTCTACCACCTGCAGGGCAGCCAGTACGACGAGATCGCTCAAGTGCTGGAGATACCGATCGGAACGGTGAAGACCCACCTGTTCCGCGCAAAAGAACAGTTGCGGCGAATGCTGAATCAAGCCGCAACGGGAGTACCGGAATGA
- a CDS encoding GNAT family N-acetyltransferase, translating to MPVEILRVEPSAIEDFVRSNEREALKTLFNFSVVWHEERHDFAAMDGDVLAGVATIRIAASLSHVERVFVLPERRLQGIGHALLERAAEAANYSNCHKMSALVPHRSGAQRFLERCSYKEEAVLPQHTFKLDMAMMRRFLL from the coding sequence TTGCCGGTTGAGATTCTGCGAGTCGAACCCAGCGCGATCGAAGACTTCGTCCGAAGCAACGAACGTGAAGCGCTCAAGACGCTCTTCAATTTTAGCGTTGTGTGGCACGAGGAGCGGCATGACTTTGCCGCTATGGACGGCGACGTACTTGCAGGCGTGGCCACGATCCGCATCGCGGCGTCCCTGTCGCACGTCGAGCGCGTGTTCGTCTTACCGGAGCGGCGCCTGCAGGGCATCGGGCACGCGCTTCTGGAGCGCGCGGCGGAGGCGGCGAACTACTCCAACTGCCATAAGATGAGCGCACTCGTTCCACACCGCAGCGGCGCCCAACGATTTTTGGAACGCTGCAGCTATAAAGAAGAAGCTGTGCTGCCGCAGCACACGTTTAAGCTGGACATGGCCATGATGCGGCGGTTTTTGCTCTAG
- a CDS encoding DUF1501 domain-containing protein, with the protein MKRGNFLVGAISGIAVVANADHVFARALAQTPLPGLPGTANRCLVLINLQGGNDGLNCVVPHGDAQYYQVRPTIGIARGDVLTINDRLGFNPNMKSFKSMYDKGNVAVVQSVGYPDPDHSHFRSTEIWQTAAPTKYEHTGWLGRYLDEAALPKDNLFNGVAIAQVLPEVMVANKTDVPAIAQINGYGLISDRNSSASMAYSKLLTDNRFPFSSPYLAHVAEIEDHAQKGSQELPKLIAGYKTDASYPATPLGRSLALAAQIIGSNTGTRVLYVQHGSFDTHIGQKATQDRLLGEFSDAIKAFYDDLGAHGNDNRVLTMTFSEFGRRVAENASRGTDHGEASPLFLIGGGVKGGIYGAYPDLANTNMGNLKFDTDFRSVYATVLERWLGRPSATILRGQFPTIAALG; encoded by the coding sequence ATGAAACGTGGTAATTTTTTAGTCGGAGCGATCAGCGGGATCGCGGTGGTCGCAAACGCGGACCACGTCTTCGCCCGGGCGCTGGCGCAAACGCCGCTGCCGGGTCTGCCCGGAACGGCGAACCGGTGCCTCGTCCTGATCAATCTGCAGGGCGGAAACGACGGGCTGAACTGCGTCGTACCGCACGGCGACGCGCAGTATTATCAGGTGCGCCCGACGATCGGGATTGCGCGCGGCGACGTCCTGACTATCAACGACCGCCTCGGATTCAATCCGAACATGAAGTCGTTTAAGTCCATGTACGACAAGGGCAATGTTGCGGTCGTGCAGAGCGTCGGCTACCCGGACCCGGATCACTCGCACTTCCGCTCCACCGAGATCTGGCAGACCGCGGCGCCGACCAAGTACGAGCACACCGGTTGGCTCGGCCGCTATCTGGACGAAGCTGCTCTGCCCAAGGACAACCTCTTTAACGGCGTGGCGATTGCGCAGGTTCTACCTGAAGTTATGGTCGCTAATAAGACAGACGTGCCGGCCATCGCGCAGATCAACGGCTACGGGCTGATCAGCGATCGCAACAGCTCGGCGAGCATGGCGTACAGCAAACTGCTGACCGACAATCGCTTCCCATTCAGCTCACCATACCTGGCCCACGTTGCCGAAATCGAAGATCACGCGCAAAAGGGCTCGCAAGAATTGCCGAAACTAATCGCGGGCTACAAGACGGATGCGTCGTATCCGGCGACGCCGCTGGGACGCAGCCTCGCGCTGGCCGCACAGATTATCGGAAGCAATACCGGCACGCGCGTCCTGTACGTGCAGCACGGCTCGTTCGACACGCACATCGGCCAGAAAGCGACGCAGGACCGCCTGCTCGGCGAATTCTCGGATGCGATCAAAGCCTTCTACGACGACTTGGGCGCGCACGGGAACGATAATCGCGTGCTCACGATGACCTTCTCCGAGTTCGGCCGCCGCGTCGCCGAAAACGCGAGCCGCGGAACCGATCACGGTGAAGCTTCGCCGCTCTTTCTTATCGGCGGCGGCGTGAAAGGCGGGATTTACGGAGCGTATCCCGATCTCGCCAACACGAACATGGGCAACCTGAAGTTCGACACGGATTTCCGCAGCGTGTACGCAACGGTGCTCGAGCGCTGGCTCGGACGTCCGTCGGCCACGATCTTGCGAGGCCAGTTCCCGACCATCGCCGCGCTCGGCTAA
- a CDS encoding MBL fold metallo-hydrolase, with translation MIEILFLGTGGARFVVARQIRASGGMWMRFGRTQIHVDPGPGALVRALSRVPPCNPRELEAIVLSHKHLDHSSDVNVMIEAMTSGGFRKRGAVLAPIDALEGEHVVLPYAQKFVERVEVLKASHGPYAIGDVEVFTSMRHVHAVETYGLHFRYEGRTVSYLPCGKFFDGLIDDYRAHSPDLLVVNVLRYRDGMDVDHLTFDQAREVIRGVHPRVAVLQHFGTQMLEQDPPRLARELERELGVRVIAAYDGLLLDADTELSAVAG, from the coding sequence GTGATCGAGATTCTGTTTCTGGGCACCGGCGGCGCGCGCTTCGTCGTCGCGCGGCAGATTCGCGCGTCGGGCGGCATGTGGATGCGCTTTGGCCGGACGCAGATTCATGTGGACCCTGGCCCCGGCGCGCTCGTGCGCGCGCTTTCACGCGTGCCTCCGTGCAATCCGCGCGAGCTCGAGGCGATCGTGCTTTCCCATAAGCATCTCGACCATTCCAGCGACGTGAACGTCATGATCGAAGCCATGACCTCCGGCGGATTCCGGAAGCGCGGCGCAGTGCTGGCGCCCATCGATGCGCTCGAGGGAGAGCACGTTGTCTTGCCCTACGCGCAGAAGTTCGTGGAACGCGTCGAAGTCTTGAAGGCGAGTCATGGCCCGTACGCGATCGGCGATGTCGAAGTGTTCACGTCGATGCGTCACGTGCATGCGGTCGAGACGTATGGGCTGCACTTCAGGTACGAGGGCCGTACCGTCTCGTATCTGCCATGCGGCAAGTTTTTTGACGGCCTGATCGACGACTACCGTGCGCACTCGCCGGATCTGCTGGTCGTAAACGTTCTGCGTTACCGCGACGGTATGGATGTGGATCACCTCACGTTCGATCAGGCCCGCGAAGTGATACGCGGCGTGCATCCGCGAGTCGCCGTGCTGCAGCATTTCGGTACGCAGATGCTCGAGCAGGATCCGCCGCGGCTCGCCCGCGAGTTGGAGCGCGAGTTGGGCGTGCGCGTGATTGCCGCGTACGACGGCCTCTTGCTCGACGCCGATACGGAACTGTCCGCCGTTGCCGGTTGA
- a CDS encoding HAMP domain-containing sensor histidine kinase, with protein sequence MTSLRWRIAAWYALLLIAAILALGLIVTLRFEQILYDQAQGHLALTMQDIKRVALPPPNQFSIQDTSGDALLTLESTDNLERWAAAGTYLEIEDTNGHDVAKSFNMGTTEFPPAPKLTAAKPSAVQDADLHGTPFLVQNELMSSGRNALIVRVGEPLDQLYRAFNETRQAIVGILIASVLAVGGLSLVLASQATNPINQLALAMREIGSDRLNRRLRWKNRNDEVGKLAATFDDLLARLEESFARERQFISDASHELKTPLTSINANAQLLARWGDRDEQVRRESLETIATESASLAGMVAGMLTLAKADSGEAIPKETVPLGVIGAEAVAAAQPRAHGKGLRLTFDGGNEQPQILGDPSLIRQLFSNLIDNAIKFTDAGSVTVRVRAQDGKASIEVEDTGPGIDPADAAFVFDRFYRTDKSRNRAVPGTGLGLAIVRSITRVHDGSVEALRSKTGGALFRAWFPRIS encoded by the coding sequence GTGACTTCCCTACGGTGGCGAATCGCCGCCTGGTATGCCCTGCTGCTGATCGCCGCCATCCTCGCGCTGGGGTTGATCGTCACCTTACGTTTCGAGCAGATTCTCTACGACCAGGCGCAAGGGCATCTGGCGTTAACGATGCAGGACATCAAGCGCGTCGCGCTGCCGCCTCCCAACCAGTTTTCGATCCAGGATACGAGCGGCGATGCGCTGCTTACCCTTGAGAGCACGGACAATCTCGAACGCTGGGCGGCCGCGGGAACGTATTTGGAAATTGAGGATACGAATGGACACGACGTGGCCAAGAGCTTCAACATGGGAACTACGGAGTTTCCGCCGGCGCCGAAGCTCACCGCCGCCAAACCATCGGCGGTTCAAGACGCCGACTTGCACGGCACACCATTCTTGGTTCAAAACGAGCTGATGAGCAGCGGACGGAACGCGCTGATCGTTCGCGTCGGTGAGCCGCTCGACCAACTCTATCGAGCTTTCAACGAGACGCGGCAGGCGATCGTCGGAATTCTCATCGCGTCGGTTCTGGCCGTCGGCGGACTGTCGCTGGTGCTGGCTTCACAAGCGACCAATCCAATCAATCAACTCGCGCTGGCGATGCGCGAAATCGGATCGGATCGCCTCAACCGCCGGCTGCGCTGGAAGAACCGCAACGACGAGGTCGGTAAACTGGCCGCCACCTTTGACGACTTGCTCGCGCGTCTGGAAGAATCGTTTGCGCGCGAGCGCCAGTTTATCTCCGACGCTTCGCATGAATTGAAGACGCCGCTTACGTCCATTAACGCCAACGCACAGCTGCTGGCGCGTTGGGGCGACCGCGACGAGCAGGTCCGCCGGGAGAGCTTGGAGACGATCGCCACGGAGAGCGCCTCGCTCGCCGGCATGGTCGCGGGCATGCTAACGCTGGCGAAAGCCGACTCCGGTGAAGCGATTCCTAAAGAAACTGTTCCGCTCGGCGTGATCGGCGCGGAGGCGGTTGCCGCCGCGCAGCCGCGCGCGCATGGCAAGGGCCTGCGCTTGACTTTCGACGGCGGCAACGAACAGCCGCAAATTCTGGGCGACCCCTCACTCATTCGGCAGCTTTTCAGTAATTTGATCGACAACGCCATCAAATTCACCGACGCCGGCAGCGTCACGGTTCGCGTACGCGCCCAAGATGGTAAAGCTAGTATCGAAGTTGAGGATACCGGCCCCGGCATCGATCCGGCCGACGCGGCCTTCGTTTTCGATCGGTTTTATCGCACCGACAAGTCGCGCAACCGGGCCGTTCCCGGCACGGGGTTGGGCCTAGCAATCGTCCGATCGATAACACGCGTGCACGACGGAAGCGTCGAGGCGCTCCGATCGAAGACGGGCGGCGCCCTCTTTCGTGCTTGGTTCCCGCGCATCTCATAG